ACACCTAAGAAGCCAACGGTTCACTTTTGATCCCCCAAAacggggggactatgtatgaaaagggatgcaattccaaTATTTTCACCTGGtatggctgtaaataccctcaaattaaagggaaCGGTCTGCAGTTTCATATCAAAACTAATGTGCTGGATTACACGgccaaaagagcagaaattTAATGAATGTCCAAATtgttatggactgcactgtatctgcACAAGGTCCACTTCAATTGGGCAGTAGGAGTCCTCACCCCTGGTTCCTGGAGAGGGTCTGTTGgtatttgttttcaccttaaaattttCAACATATTTCAGTTCAAGAAAGTTCTTTGAGCTCATTTGTCATTTGAATGGATACTTCTATGGTGATTTTTGGTGCAAAATCAATGCCACTTGGTGCATgtattttcaataataataatgatgataatgctTTTCATCAGACATTTAAAAGCACTGTGCATCATGCTGAGGGGACATGTCTGTAATGCATTTACTCAGAACCCTGGTTAGCTAACTGTCAGAAGACTGTTCTGAATTCAGGTTAAAGACCCAGTTGATGCCACAGTAGctctgtgtgaagtgtgtgcttaattggcagctgaagGCTCGTTCCCAGGGACAGAGACGGCGtagctgagagtgtgtgtttgtgtgtgcagcgGTGGAGCTGCTGTCCGAGGTGGTGCAGAGTGTGTCGCTGAACGAGGCTGTCCTGGAGCAGCAGCGCGCGGTGGTGCtgagggagctggaggaggtgcaggggagCCTGGAGGATGTCTGCCTGGACCTCCTGCACGCCACAGCCTACCAGGGCACCTCCCTGGGACACAGCGTGCTGGGACCCTCAGAAAACGCCAGGTACTACTGTAGACTGCAGGAACAATATGGACCAAGTATCTGTGATGTCACCCTCTGTCTTCACATTTTTACCATATTGTTGCCATTGACTTGCCTTGTAAGTGGTGGCTGAAAAAGCCTATACTGGAGAGTATACTGATACTGAGACTATACCAGCCTGAAAGAGCTGGTTTAACTACACCTGAGACTATACCAGCCTGAAAGAGCTGGTTTAAGTACACCTGAGACTATACCAGCCTGAAAGAGCTGGTTTAAGTACACCTGAGACTATACCAGCCTGAAAGAGCTGGTTTAAATACACCTGAGACTATACCAGCCTGAAAGAGCTGGTTTAAGTACACCTGAGACTATACCAGCCTGAAAGAGCTGGTTTAACTACACCTGAGACTATACCAGCCTGAAAGAGCTGGTTTAAGTACACCTGAGACTATACCCGCCTGAAAGAGCTGGTTtaactgtacaaaaaaaaacaattctgcCTGAATCAGTTTGGCTgccttaaaaatgaaatgtctgtACAGCATAAAGTTTGTGACCGGCTTGTCTTCTCACACTCCTCTGCATTTCCCTGCATTTCCCTGCAGGTCCCTGACCCGCCAGGACTTGGTGGAGTACATCAACAGCCACTACAAAGCCCCGCGCATGGTGCTGGCTGCAGCAGGAGGTAGAGCATAGCGCTGAATCCCGCTCTCGTGCTGAGTCCTCTTTGTTTTGCCTGTGTCTGCTGCTGTCGTGACTGCAGTGGCTGTCCGCCCAGTTTCCCGCCGATGTTGGAGGGCATGTTGCTAGTTTCTGCTTTTCTAGTATCTGGGCTCGATTTCcagctgtgggagggagggagggagggaggggggggggacgactTGCAAGGCCATGTGCAAATGTATCCATCTCGGCTCTGACTAGCAGTGAGTAGTTTCCCTTGGCTTTTTACTCTGGCTTGGCTGACATGATCAGGAACATTTCCTACTGCAGGATCGCACACTCATTGCTTCACAGAGCTGAGCACCCAACACCTGCTGCATGTACACAAACGAGTCCTCTGCAGCTGTAGTGACTCAGTCTGTGAGTTTGCTATGAGTCAGTGTTCTGCAGCTGAATTGACTCAATGTAGTGATTTTGTTGTGAGTCAGTCATGCAGCTGAATTGACTCAGTGCTGTATATTTGTTGTCAGTCCTCTGCAGCTGAATTGACTCTGTAGTGATTTTGTTGTGAATCAGTCCTGCAGCTGAATTGAATCAGTGCTATGTATTTGTTGTCAGTCCTCTGCAGCTGAATTGACTCACTGTAGTGATTTTGTTGTGAATCAGTCCTGCAGCTGAATTGACTCATTGCTGTGTATTTGTAATGACTGTGCTGCACAGCTTGATGTAGCTAATGTGTTGGGTCCCTCTTGTCTTGGTTCTTGCAGGAGTAAATCACAGTGAGCTGGTGGGTTTGGCCAGGCAGCAGTTTGGCGATGTGCCTGTTCAGTACGAGGGGGACGCTGTGCCTATCGTGCCTCCCTGCCGCTTCACCGGGAGCGAGGTCAGACCTTATCACCGGGTCTGCTTatcactgcacactgctctgTCTGGCCCTGCTGCCTTCTTTCACTCTTCTCCACCTctcattgtctctctctctctctctgcagatccGCATGCGTGATGACGCCATGCCTATGGCCCACGTGGCCATCGCGGTGGAGGGTCCCAGCGCTGCCAGCCCAGACATCGTGCCCCTCATGCTGGCCAACGCCATGATTGGCAGTTATGACGTCACCTTCGGCGGGGGGAAGGTGAGGATCTCGTTTCCCCTTCGgatattatataaataatttagGCAACATGGTTTATCTGGCTGAGCTGCCGACATATACACGTATATCTTTTGCACATAAGGCATTTAATTTCGGGTGAAAGTATGGAGGTATTGGTCCCCTGCAAAGTGTCTTCACTTCACTTGTTccactctggccaatcagaacaaGATGGCCGCTCATGCTTCAGTAAAGTTACTATATTGTtttaccattttgttttctgtgaacTGTAACAAGTAAGAATCGTTAAAAAGGTCTGTTCTAGGTTTGGTTGCTTTACTTTAATCTACATGTAATTGTAAGTTTACTTCTTTATGCAATTACTTGTTTGCTTTTAATGTATATGATTATGTGTGGGACTACGACCATAATCATGGAGCCTTTAGAGTTGCTTTCATCCCATTTATTTAGTTACTTGAGGTAGCATCATTGAAGTCACTGCCATGTTGCACacacctggtgtgtgtgtgtgtgtgtgtgtgtgtaatcctgCATGTTTGTGGCCTTGTCTGACCTCCTGTAATCTCTAATAATGTGCCTTCAGGAAGGCTGTGAGCAGGAATGTGTCCATGCCTTCATTAGTTCATTCCCACGGAGTTCTCCTGCAGTTTCTGGAACCTTCTGTGATGTCTACCTGCAGAACCTGAGCAGCCAGCTTGCGCGCGAGGCAGCGGAGGACAACCTATGCCACAGCTTCCAGTCCTTCTACTCCCCCTACAGCGACACCGGCCTGCTGGGCATCCACTTCGCCACCGACAAGCACAGCATCGATGACATGATGATCTGCGCACAGAATCAGTGGTCAGTACTCGGTTAGATGTACCTCCATCCTCTCCCATCCCATGTCCCTCACAGACACTCGCTGGTACTCGGTGAACCCATGAGAATTTGCTTGTGCGTAATGGTATCTGTCTGTAATTACTCAGATCTGCCTGTAAGGACTGGTATTCCCTGATTCTCCTTAATGTCCTGTAGTGGTAACAGACGCCTCACTGATGCTGTAGACTCATTGACTGTTGTGCCTGTCGCAGGATGAACCTTTGCACCACCGTCACAGAGAGCGATGTGTCCAGAGCCAAGAACGTGCTGAAGGGCAGCCTCCTGAGCCAGCTGGATGGTGAGTCGggctctcttcctcctcctcctcctcctcattctcctcctctttctccctcttttatTCCTCCCAGCTGTGAAGGACCCACTCTGCCTCTGTGGTGCAGTCATTTATCAAACAGATACACAAGTGATAAACTGTTCTGGatttgtttagtttagtttagacACTTAAGGTCAAGGGTGCAGTAAAATGCTCAGTCATGCAATGTCTATGGTGTATGTTGTACTCCTGTAGGCCAGTGTGTCCACTGTGTCCGGGCTGTTCAGGGCTATAATCTGCTGACTCCAGTGCTCAGTGGGCATAGTTCTGTAATGTGTGTACTCTCCAGTGCTCAGTGGGCACAGTTCTGTAATGTCTATACTCTCCAGTGCTCAGTGGGCACAGTTCTGTAATGGGTGTACTCTCCAGTGCTCAGTGGGCACAGTTCTGTAATGGGTGTACTCTCCAGTGCTCAGTGGGCACAGTTCTGTAATGTGTGTACTCTCCAGTGCTCAGTGGGCACAGTTCTGTAATGTCTATACTCTCCAGTGCTCAGTGGGCACAGTTCTGTAATGTCTATACTCTCCAGTGCTCAGTGGGCACAGTTCTGTAATGTGTGTACTctccagtgctcagtgagcacaGTTCTGTAATGTCTATACTCTCCAGTGCTCAGTGGGCACAGTTCTGTAATGTGTGTACTctccagtgctcagtgagcacaGTTCTGTAATGTGTGTACTCTCCAGTGCTCAGTGGGCACAGTTCTGTAATGTGTGTACTCTCCAATGCTCAGTGGGCACAGTTCTGTAATGTGTGTACTCTCCAGTGCTCAGTGGGCACAGTTCTGTAATGTGTGTACTctccagtgctcagtgagcacaGTTCTGTAATGTGTGTACTCTCCAGTGCTCAGTGGGCACAGTTCTGTAATGTGTGTACTCTCCAGTGCTCAGTGGGCACAGTTCTGTAATGTGTGTACTCTCCAGTGCTGTGTCTGGACTCTGCTCTTGTACTCTGCAGGCACAACCCCGCTGTGTGAGGACATTGCCAAACACATCTTGACCTTCGGCCGGCGGAtctccctggctgagtggaatgcCATGATCGATGTGAGTACGGCTGCAGGTCTACACCAATCAGAACCCTAGTTCATTTTACTTACACCAATCAAAGGCCCGTTTCATTTAACTGTACACCAATCGAAGGCCTGTTTCATTTCACCCTTACTCCAATCAGAGCCTTGTAATATTTCAGCCTTGCACCAATCAGAGCCCTGTTTctgtcattatcattatcatttgaAGCATCgctgaataattattttattgacaCACTGGAATTATGTGAACAATACTCCATTCCAAGCTCACAAACAGTTTCTCAAACAATTTCTGAGGTTGGCTTTCGTTATGAAGCAAATTCTGTTAGATGCTCATCCACCCCAAAACTCCACAGTGCTCATTCACTAACTGCCTCTTTGGGGAAATTATTAGGATCTTGCATTATGATAGTGACTATTCTGTGTCAAAAtggattgtttttgttgtagctGATTAAATCAATCGGATGGAATGCATCAATCCGAAGGTTACTAGCACCTGGTTTAGTTTCCACCCTCTCTCAGCAATCCAAATGCTTCTGTCACAGCAATGCAGTTTAACTCTTGTTTccctgagatgctgaaataCAACCAGTGACCTTCTCCCTACGGTTAGCTCAGTCTTTGAATGTTTGTGTGCTCATTGAATTATGTTATTGACTGTTCACCCTCTCCTTCAGAATGTTACCCCAAAGATTGTGCGTGACACCTGCTCCAAATACCTCTATGACAAGTGTCCTGCAGTGGCTGCTGTTGGTAAGAGAAAAGCTATTGATGTGGACAATAATCAGTGTTGGGGGTAAAGGATGTCATGAgaatgtgtgcaaatgtattgtttaaccctttcagtcacaAGAGTGCCGTGTGCCACTCCAGCGtaactacagtacagtaaaatcccaagagtgcaaTATGCCACTCCCGACTTTATAccttttcagccaatcaaaattactCCTTCCCCATTGTtctgagcccctattaaaaccctacaaaGTTTTCTGagttttctcaaccaaagccaaatcTGCTTGGGATTCAGGTGGAGCCATATTGTCATATTGGCCTTGGAACTGAAaggtttaaataaaataaagttttgtATTTTGGGGAATTAGTgtgtttcattgtgtgtgtctgtgtttgtgtgtgactgttgtATCTTCCTCTCAGGTCCTGTTGAGCAGTTGCCCGACTACAACAGAATGCGCAGCGCCATGTACTGGCTCCGATTCTAACCCCTGACCCCCGGACCGGAAGAGTTCCCCGGACCGGAATCCGTCCTTCCTGCTTCTCCTGTGAGATAAGGAGGCAGAGATCCGCTCTCATTGGCTCAGAGGCCGCTGTTTGTGCCACCTGCTATGCCTGTGTTGTGCTGCCATACATCTTCATTCACTATGACCTGCCCTCCATGTGTCAGAGCAGGGTGGGGTTTGGTTTTAGGATGGGGTGAACATTGCCTTCATGCGCCGCTTCATTTGCTTTTTTTACTGTTGATTCTTATTCAAAATTAAGAAATGCAATTCAAACCCACAGGAATAAGAAACAAGGGAATGTTGACAGATTTTCTCATCTTAAAATATCTGCATCGTCTTAGACGTCCGTTGTACAGACAGCGTGAAATTGGTACGCTGTGGGAATTGCACAGTTACAACGAGAGGAGCAGAGGAAGGTATTTTTCAGTTGTAATAATTTGCCTACCATTGTAAATAAACaattgtgaaatgtattgttcctttttgcttgttttgttgtgaaattattgcctgtttttttccatttagtgATACTGTGGTCTCATGGGGTTTTGAAGATATATTCTGTATaaaattcattaattattatcctaacctgcttatcctgaacagggtcgcaggggggctggagcctatcccagcatacatttggcgaaaggcaggaatacaccctggacaggtcaccagtccatcacagggcacacacaccattcactcacactcatttagactctccaatcatcTCAtttaggcaatttagactctccaatcaggctaacctgcatgtctctggactgtgggaagaaaccggagtacccggaggaaacccacacagacacgaggagaacatgcaaactccacacaaagaggccccggccgacggggattcgaacccaggacctccttgctgtgaggcggcagtgctacccactgcaccatccttgccACCTGTATGGATAAAATCAactacaaaatgtaatttaaataaaaaattaagatGACAGTGTCAAGGTTTGCACAGTTCCTATAGAGAACTTCATTTATAAAGGACGATTCCCAGACCTGGAATGCTGCAAGAAA
Above is a genomic segment from Conger conger chromosome 10, fConCon1.1, whole genome shotgun sequence containing:
- the LOC133139268 gene encoding cytochrome b-c1 complex subunit 1, mitochondrial-like, with amino-acid sequence MAASVSRAGSLLRRALVKARSPALLCVKRGQASVSYAQSLLSLPGTELTTLDNGLRVASEDTGQATCTVGLWINCGSRYETEKNNGVGFLLEHMTFKGTVKHSQSALEREVESMGAHLSAYTTREHTAYFMKTLSKDMPKAVELLSEVVQSVSLNEAVLEQQRAVVLRELEEVQGSLEDVCLDLLHATAYQGTSLGHSVLGPSENARSLTRQDLVEYINSHYKAPRMVLAAAGGVNHSELVGLARQQFGDVPVQYEGDAVPIVPPCRFTGSEIRMRDDAMPMAHVAIAVEGPSAASPDIVPLMLANAMIGSYDVTFGGGKNLSSQLAREAAEDNLCHSFQSFYSPYSDTGLLGIHFATDKHSIDDMMICAQNQWMNLCTTVTESDVSRAKNVLKGSLLSQLDGTTPLCEDIAKHILTFGRRISLAEWNAMIDNVTPKIVRDTCSKYLYDKCPAVAAVGPVEQLPDYNRMRSAMYWLRF